In one window of Haloprofundus halophilus DNA:
- a CDS encoding asparagine synthase-related protein, with the protein MQKQFFGVFGDARQFERLRSPHEFDTVVGGDVATVGIRDPGLGHPGRSDTYSGPKGECAVWGEAYAPGTHNNVAEWVLDRYAEVGHDAFSELNGSYLVFVERDGEAFVVNDPIRSWDCFYADTDDGRVFSSDAAAVARTLSGHAVRRDALLEFLHLGVVLGEKSLLERMFRLPIDAVLTESETYDLSRFVYEPQEFDYVQELADRLGRAVRRRARMPGRKGLLLSAGYDSRTVLSKMPEIEHCYTVGHPEGQETGGARTLATQYGAEHTAFRPTHRYLMADESKVRYSQGIKESLHIHHAGYSDEMDVDSMFHGLLCDTFLRGHFLAQDGVELFGKTVPFRRLDPNPNPVENLLSKLGYMPEASQAVADQLVGLDADPATFVRDAVSREFEKAWDRADGVQNAIDITGISNQPSTPFRTHLADNFFESFVVADAELLDWHLTTPPQHRNTATFIKALRRLDDDILRNPPPDRPHDTQILNHVEGFLRRKLPLVEGFESPWPDRRDIYREYELDEVLFPDEPYVHDLPVRHKLRINDSFGWLELCTERSIRPKEVFAVDERVPDTGKRGA; encoded by the coding sequence ATGCAGAAGCAGTTCTTCGGCGTCTTCGGCGACGCCCGCCAGTTCGAGCGCCTGCGCTCGCCACACGAGTTCGACACCGTCGTCGGCGGCGACGTCGCCACCGTCGGCATCCGCGACCCCGGCCTCGGCCACCCCGGACGCAGCGACACGTACTCCGGACCGAAAGGCGAGTGCGCGGTCTGGGGCGAGGCGTACGCGCCCGGCACCCACAACAACGTCGCCGAGTGGGTTCTCGACCGCTACGCCGAGGTCGGACACGACGCGTTCTCCGAACTCAACGGCTCCTACCTCGTCTTCGTCGAACGGGACGGCGAGGCGTTCGTCGTCAACGACCCCATCCGCTCGTGGGACTGTTTCTACGCCGACACCGACGACGGGCGCGTGTTCAGCTCCGACGCGGCCGCCGTCGCGCGGACGCTCTCGGGTCACGCCGTCCGCCGCGACGCCCTCCTCGAGTTCCTCCACCTCGGCGTCGTTCTCGGCGAGAAATCGCTGCTCGAACGGATGTTCCGCCTCCCTATCGACGCGGTACTCACCGAATCGGAGACGTACGACCTCTCGCGGTTCGTCTACGAACCGCAGGAGTTCGACTACGTCCAGGAACTGGCCGACCGACTCGGACGGGCGGTCCGCCGCCGCGCCCGCATGCCGGGTCGGAAGGGACTGCTCCTCTCGGCGGGGTACGACTCGCGGACGGTGCTCTCGAAGATGCCCGAGATCGAACACTGCTACACCGTCGGCCACCCCGAAGGGCAAGAGACCGGGGGCGCGCGGACCCTCGCCACCCAGTACGGTGCCGAACACACCGCGTTCCGGCCGACGCACCGATACCTGATGGCCGACGAGTCGAAAGTCCGCTACTCGCAGGGGATCAAGGAGTCGCTCCACATCCACCACGCGGGCTACTCCGACGAGATGGACGTCGACTCGATGTTCCACGGACTGCTCTGCGACACGTTCCTCCGCGGGCACTTCCTCGCGCAGGACGGCGTCGAGCTGTTCGGCAAGACCGTACCGTTCCGCCGCCTCGACCCGAACCCGAACCCCGTCGAGAACCTGCTCTCGAAACTCGGCTACATGCCCGAGGCGAGTCAGGCCGTCGCCGACCAACTCGTCGGCCTCGACGCCGACCCGGCGACGTTCGTCAGAGACGCCGTCTCCCGCGAGTTCGAGAAGGCGTGGGACCGCGCCGACGGCGTCCAGAACGCTATCGACATCACGGGCATCAGCAACCAGCCGTCGACGCCGTTCCGGACCCACCTCGCGGACAACTTCTTCGAGTCGTTCGTCGTCGCGGACGCGGAACTGCTCGACTGGCACCTGACGACGCCGCCGCAGCACCGCAACACGGCGACGTTCATCAAGGCGCTTCGCCGCCTCGACGACGACATCCTGCGGAACCCGCCGCCGGACCGCCCGCACGACACGCAGATTCTCAACCACGTCGAGGGGTTCCTCCGTCGGAAACTGCCGCTCGTCGAGGGCTTCGAGTCGCCGTGGCCCGACCGCCGAGACATCTACCGCGAGTACGAACTCGACGAGGTGCTGTTCCCCGACGAACCGTACGTCCACGACCTCCCGGTGCGGCACAAGCTTCGCATCAACGACAGCTTCGGCTGGCTCGAACTCTGCACTGAGCGGTCGATCCGCCCGAAAGAGGTGTTCGCCGTCGACGAACGCGTCCCGGACACGGGCAAACGAGGTGCCTGA
- a CDS encoding glycosyltransferase family 4 protein — protein MGDRDRTRDPAATSNPTATSDSATASDSTAASDSATASDSATTPDERLDVGFLPVEVPGLDGTGATYTAALLIRELSKHHDLTVYVVSQRTADRSRLPATDRVDYVVRDDLPKLPHPLLAKIGVVEDLTDRLERHDLVHSYSTGFIEPLSALSTPTVVTLNSYQPVCPKGDMMWMDREKCGGPGRTKCTACIAGSAYTRKSGVETTLRSSYDSLAKVEFVQKSIAAREGISAYHLLSPHQRDDYAEFGFPEERLRVIPHFDSGEFAVSDPAAYKRDGDPDLGRGDDDPFTLLAVGAFKYVKGFQVLLRALPSILDDGHDVRVRIAGAGPYGDALRSLSTELGVDEHVEWLGFVDHDDLPAEYAAADAFVYPGLLDEPFGRVFLEALSSGTPVLSSDVGSTDFVVGDAGVRFESDDPESLARAFGRLREGYDGHRAAIPDQLARFSRERVVSEFLSLYADVRAGRPPTERTETFETERTVVRTD, from the coding sequence GTGGGTGACCGCGACCGGACGCGGGACCCGGCCGCGACGTCGAACCCGACCGCGACATCAGACTCGGCTACGGCGTCGGACTCGACCGCGGCGTCGGACTCGGCTACGGCGTCGGACTCGGCCACGACGCCCGACGAACGGCTCGACGTGGGGTTTCTCCCCGTCGAGGTCCCAGGTCTGGACGGAACCGGCGCGACGTACACCGCGGCCCTCCTCATCCGCGAACTCTCGAAACACCACGATCTGACGGTGTACGTCGTCAGCCAACGAACCGCCGACCGCTCGCGGTTACCCGCGACCGACCGCGTCGACTACGTCGTCCGCGACGACCTCCCGAAACTACCGCACCCGCTGCTGGCGAAAATCGGCGTCGTCGAGGATCTCACCGACCGACTGGAGCGACACGACCTCGTCCACTCGTACTCGACGGGGTTCATCGAGCCGCTGTCCGCGCTCTCGACCCCCACGGTCGTGACGCTGAACTCCTACCAGCCGGTCTGTCCGAAAGGCGACATGATGTGGATGGACCGCGAGAAGTGCGGCGGGCCGGGCCGAACGAAGTGTACGGCCTGTATCGCCGGGAGCGCCTACACCCGCAAGTCGGGGGTCGAAACGACGCTTCGCTCGTCCTACGACTCGCTGGCGAAAGTCGAGTTCGTCCAAAAGTCCATCGCCGCGCGCGAGGGTATCTCGGCGTACCACCTGCTGTCGCCGCACCAGCGCGACGACTACGCCGAGTTCGGCTTCCCCGAGGAGCGTCTCAGAGTGATTCCGCACTTCGACAGCGGCGAGTTCGCCGTCTCCGACCCCGCGGCGTACAAACGCGACGGCGACCCCGACCTCGGCCGCGGCGACGACGACCCGTTCACGCTGCTGGCCGTCGGCGCGTTCAAGTACGTCAAGGGATTTCAAGTGCTGCTCCGGGCGCTGCCCTCGATACTCGACGACGGCCACGACGTGCGCGTCCGCATCGCCGGGGCCGGACCGTACGGTGACGCGCTCCGCTCGCTGTCGACGGAGTTGGGCGTCGACGAGCACGTCGAGTGGCTCGGGTTCGTCGACCACGACGACCTGCCCGCGGAGTACGCCGCCGCCGACGCGTTCGTCTACCCCGGCCTGCTCGACGAACCGTTCGGCCGCGTCTTCCTCGAAGCGCTGTCGAGCGGAACGCCCGTACTCTCCTCGGACGTGGGGAGCACGGACTTCGTCGTCGGCGACGCCGGCGTCCGGTTCGAGTCCGACGACCCCGAGTCGCTCGCGCGTGCGTTCGGACGCCTTCGCGAGGGGTACGACGGCCACCGAGCGGCGATTCCGGACCAGTTGGCGCGCTTTTCGCGCGAACGCGTCGTCTCGGAGTTCCTGTCGCTGTACGCCGACGTCCGGGCGGGACGGCCTCCGACCGAACGGACTGAAACGTTCGAAACGGAGCGAACGGTCGTTCGCACCGATTAG
- a CDS encoding polysaccharide deacetylase family protein, producing MKDDSRSRRRFLQTTGAAGLAGLVAVAGCSGQSPDDANDSAANGTTQSANQTAGDDAATDEPTETEEPADEAAEVETTYKSREKYNKPGELLDDFTDLSAWFSNAGEMESSSKHAFRGDSSAKITGKDGENASIERSFENNRDLTKKDFSLALRTTTPSKFALFVYLRDPFGNYAVLELRNISMETPDVGWFRTAPGVYETSKTPPDLTQINRIEIVANNATSDDIEVWVDDLRIHDKPDKGYIVFSWDDGRKSYYNDAAPLHDEFDMPAVQAAVPRFVGQNKFMTLGELKERHEAGDEIVAHESIRNRFHALSGDELQQTLQQNKQWLLGHGFESSNFVVYPGNDYDATALDVVNKYHYMGGMNQSFDLNTTSPYAFDPLVLPRTVGHDLNIAKRVVDQCAKHQNVGILNFHDFNNDNTMNKSDYKKLLEHVDQKDGVEVINFSELWKLRKSAP from the coding sequence ATGAAGGACGACAGTCGAAGCCGAAGACGGTTCCTCCAGACCACAGGTGCGGCCGGCTTAGCCGGCCTCGTCGCCGTCGCGGGTTGCAGCGGCCAGTCGCCCGACGACGCTAACGACTCCGCCGCCAACGGGACGACCCAGAGCGCGAATCAGACCGCGGGCGACGACGCGGCGACCGACGAACCGACCGAGACCGAAGAGCCGGCCGACGAGGCCGCGGAGGTCGAGACGACCTACAAGAGCCGCGAGAAGTACAACAAGCCGGGCGAGCTGCTCGACGACTTCACCGACCTCTCGGCGTGGTTCTCGAACGCGGGCGAGATGGAGTCGTCCTCCAAACACGCCTTCAGAGGCGATTCGAGCGCGAAGATTACCGGCAAAGACGGCGAAAACGCCAGCATCGAGCGCTCGTTCGAGAACAACCGCGACCTCACGAAGAAGGATTTCTCGCTCGCGCTGCGCACGACGACGCCCTCGAAGTTCGCGCTGTTCGTCTACCTCCGCGACCCCTTCGGCAACTACGCGGTGCTCGAACTGCGGAACATCTCGATGGAGACCCCCGACGTGGGCTGGTTCCGCACGGCGCCCGGCGTCTACGAGACGAGCAAGACGCCGCCGGACCTCACACAGATCAACCGCATCGAAATCGTCGCCAACAACGCCACCAGCGACGATATCGAGGTGTGGGTCGACGACCTCCGCATCCACGACAAGCCCGACAAAGGGTACATTGTCTTCAGTTGGGACGACGGGCGCAAGAGCTACTACAACGACGCCGCGCCGCTGCACGACGAGTTCGACATGCCGGCCGTCCAGGCCGCAGTCCCGCGATTCGTCGGACAGAACAAGTTCATGACGCTCGGTGAACTGAAGGAGCGCCACGAGGCGGGCGACGAGATCGTCGCCCACGAGAGCATCAGGAACCGCTTCCACGCTCTATCGGGCGACGAACTCCAGCAGACGCTCCAGCAGAACAAGCAGTGGCTGCTGGGTCACGGCTTCGAGAGTTCCAACTTCGTCGTCTACCCCGGCAACGACTACGACGCGACGGCGCTCGACGTCGTCAACAAGTACCACTACATGGGCGGAATGAACCAGTCGTTCGACCTGAACACGACGAGTCCGTACGCGTTCGACCCGCTCGTGCTACCCCGAACCGTCGGTCACGACCTGAACATCGCCAAGCGGGTCGTCGACCAGTGTGCGAAACACCAGAACGTGGGTATCCTCAACTTCCACGACTTCAACAACGACAACACGATGAACAAGAGCGACTACAAGAAGCTCCTCGAACACGTCGACCAGAAAGACGGTGTCGAGGTCATCAACTTCTCCGAGCTCTGGAAGCTCCGGAAGTCCGCACCGTAA
- a CDS encoding right-handed parallel beta-helix repeat-containing protein: MPTDNSRNRQLNRRSYLSLAGAAALGVASSSGTAAATHSLNDDYGTVVDIVDAGADPEGGESITPVLREVADDDTLVKFPPGRYYMDEQFRFTGFSNFGLASNGATIVPASYEEFDGPQYRLFRLGVDYDPGVDLHIENFTIDQTAADTGIRAFHVEVDDGLVVRDVDVVGEHDSGTWGPGLFNITSSSGSGLVENFRAPDGGTYSARTPGDLRWGPTGIIVDVNHRGTIEFRDCELGGFPDNGLYVSDDDGQVVVRGGEYRNSRAASIRLAGQNSYVRGAMVVVDRNREYDVNQRGIRLENGSGLSVFDTTIRLDAANGAAVSVQNSADSAWLSGLSISVDGDEPNHGVVVSPEAGETVLLHSDIEQRTPGGYGLWTKAGSNSERAVAEYCTFTGSVGDDTARAAIRADRDNTQIRAVTIDQISTRYRHGIELTGDDCFLYGGRYISGGYPVVNVGDDTWMEELTAGSTGGREAVQLYDQSSGVTIKESVLENGIEDRGSAGLRTYLNEYP; encoded by the coding sequence GTGCCTACCGATAACTCTCGAAACAGGCAACTGAATCGTCGCTCGTATCTCTCACTGGCCGGGGCCGCTGCCCTCGGCGTCGCATCGTCTTCGGGCACCGCCGCTGCGACACACTCGCTGAACGACGACTACGGAACCGTCGTCGACATCGTCGACGCCGGAGCCGACCCGGAGGGGGGTGAGTCGATTACGCCGGTTCTCCGCGAGGTAGCCGACGACGACACGCTCGTCAAGTTCCCGCCGGGCCGCTACTACATGGACGAGCAGTTCCGCTTCACCGGCTTTTCGAACTTCGGACTCGCCAGCAACGGCGCGACTATCGTCCCGGCGAGCTACGAGGAGTTCGACGGCCCCCAGTACCGCCTCTTCCGGCTCGGTGTCGACTACGACCCGGGCGTCGACCTCCACATCGAGAACTTCACCATCGACCAGACCGCCGCCGACACGGGTATTCGCGCCTTCCACGTCGAAGTCGACGACGGCCTCGTCGTCCGCGACGTCGACGTCGTCGGCGAGCACGACAGCGGCACGTGGGGGCCGGGACTGTTCAACATCACCAGCTCGTCGGGCTCGGGTCTCGTCGAGAACTTCCGTGCGCCCGACGGCGGTACGTATTCGGCGCGGACGCCCGGCGATCTCCGGTGGGGTCCGACCGGCATCATCGTCGACGTGAACCACCGCGGAACCATCGAGTTCCGCGACTGCGAACTCGGCGGCTTCCCCGACAACGGCCTCTACGTCTCCGACGACGACGGTCAGGTCGTCGTCCGCGGCGGCGAGTACCGAAACAGCAGGGCGGCGAGCATCCGCCTCGCCGGACAGAACAGCTACGTCCGCGGCGCGATGGTCGTCGTCGACCGAAACCGCGAGTACGACGTCAACCAGCGGGGTATCCGCCTCGAAAACGGGTCGGGGCTGTCGGTGTTCGACACGACGATTCGACTCGACGCGGCCAACGGTGCGGCCGTCTCGGTGCAGAACAGCGCCGACTCCGCGTGGCTCTCGGGGCTCTCCATCAGCGTCGACGGCGACGAACCGAACCACGGCGTCGTCGTCTCCCCGGAGGCGGGCGAGACGGTACTCCTCCACAGCGACATCGAACAGCGGACTCCGGGCGGCTACGGTCTCTGGACGAAGGCCGGCTCGAACTCCGAGCGCGCCGTCGCCGAGTACTGCACGTTCACCGGCAGCGTCGGCGACGACACCGCTCGCGCGGCGATTCGCGCCGACCGGGACAACACCCAGATTCGCGCGGTCACCATCGACCAGATAAGCACGCGATACCGCCACGGCATCGAACTCACCGGTGACGACTGCTTCCTCTACGGCGGTCGGTACATCTCCGGCGGCTATCCGGTCGTCAACGTCGGCGACGACACGTGGATGGAGGAACTCACGGCCGGGTCGACCGGCGGCAGGGAAGCGGTCCAGCTCTACGACCAGAGCAGCGGCGTGACGATCAAGGAGAGCGTCCTCGAAAACGGCATCGAGGACCGCGGTTCCGCGGGACTGCGAACGTATCTCAACGAGTACCCGTAA
- a CDS encoding flippase, giving the protein MDRSILKGILSVGGSRVATLIIGAATTPLLYRELGDANVGAYTTLLSVFALLMIFVSSGVTDGVRKYIAEDRDDPNWEDAVVGFYFRVAIVLALVGSGTVLVLAETGLGGALFGDTFVQYAAVLAGLVVAAQFRAYTRRTLMGFGLEEYSEPLRVLDSLLFIGVGVSLVVLGHGVLGALIGHLVSGIVVGLIGLVLVGKQVSLSAVFRGTPTTIPRREMLTFNGMSIVLMALMMSLYHLDILMLQYWEPNAVVGHYKGALAIAEFLWFAPIAFQTVFVHSTSEMWSKGQTERISKLTARTTRYTLLFTGIMALGLAALAPVVVPLYLGEEFVNAVIPLILLLPGTVGFAVARPILAVAQGNGTMKFPVAATGAAAAINVALNVALIPQFGMRGAAVATSVGYGTMFLFHLWSAKKVGFDPVSEARLFRSLATIGVAAPLVLVLPSLVGNDLLSLVVVPPVGLLLFVCVACLTGALGVGEVLELLAEFPGPVGKAGDNLYWRHARLVTDGGKNVMQRSMFVAGLLLFVAAGGVVLADVGIVGDDDDGPSMPDYSNTTETPTPTPTPTPDTSNESTAGDDGDQTGTNTTDGPNDSNASTTTQTPEDGGGDDDGGIGDWFGGGDDDDGDSDDGDSDDGDSDSDDDGQSDTPTETTTTSEPTETTTSTPNETTTTSTPTETTTTSTPTETTTTSAPTETTTTSTPTETTTSTPTETTTTSEPTETTTSTPTETTTTSTPTETTTTSTPSETTTTSTSTETTDSTTETTESTTETTESTETSSTDSTTDSTNSTTDSTNSTTDSTNSTTETTDVGDLFGALLTFRSASPF; this is encoded by the coding sequence ATGGATCGGTCGATTCTGAAAGGTATCCTCTCGGTGGGCGGCAGTCGCGTCGCCACGCTCATCATCGGTGCGGCGACGACGCCGCTTCTGTACCGCGAACTCGGCGACGCGAACGTCGGCGCGTACACGACGCTCCTGTCGGTGTTCGCGCTGTTGATGATCTTCGTCAGTTCCGGCGTCACCGACGGCGTCCGCAAGTACATCGCCGAGGACCGCGACGACCCCAACTGGGAGGACGCAGTCGTCGGCTTCTACTTCCGCGTCGCCATCGTGCTCGCGCTGGTCGGTAGCGGCACGGTGCTCGTCCTCGCCGAGACCGGCCTCGGCGGCGCGCTGTTCGGCGACACGTTCGTCCAGTACGCGGCGGTTCTCGCCGGACTGGTCGTCGCCGCGCAGTTCCGCGCCTACACCCGTCGGACGCTGATGGGGTTCGGTCTCGAGGAGTACTCCGAGCCGCTGCGAGTTCTCGACTCGCTCCTGTTCATCGGCGTCGGCGTCTCGCTGGTCGTCCTCGGCCACGGCGTCCTCGGGGCGCTCATCGGGCATCTCGTCTCCGGCATCGTCGTCGGCCTCATCGGTCTGGTCCTGGTCGGAAAGCAGGTGTCGCTCTCGGCGGTGTTCCGAGGCACTCCGACCACGATACCGCGCCGCGAGATGCTGACGTTCAACGGGATGAGCATCGTGCTGATGGCGCTCATGATGTCGCTGTACCACCTCGACATCCTGATGCTGCAGTACTGGGAGCCGAACGCCGTCGTCGGCCACTACAAGGGCGCGCTCGCCATCGCGGAGTTTCTCTGGTTCGCCCCTATCGCCTTCCAGACCGTCTTCGTCCACTCCACCTCCGAGATGTGGTCGAAGGGACAGACCGAGCGCATCTCGAAACTCACCGCGCGGACGACGCGCTACACGCTCCTCTTTACGGGTATCATGGCGCTCGGCCTCGCGGCGCTCGCCCCGGTCGTCGTCCCGCTCTACCTCGGCGAGGAGTTCGTCAACGCGGTCATCCCGCTCATCCTGCTTCTGCCGGGGACCGTCGGATTCGCCGTCGCGCGGCCGATTCTCGCCGTCGCGCAGGGCAACGGGACGATGAAGTTCCCGGTCGCCGCGACGGGCGCGGCGGCGGCCATCAACGTCGCGCTCAACGTCGCGCTCATCCCGCAGTTCGGGATGCGCGGGGCGGCCGTCGCCACCAGCGTCGGCTACGGGACGATGTTCCTCTTTCACCTCTGGAGTGCGAAGAAGGTCGGCTTCGACCCCGTCTCGGAGGCTCGCCTCTTCCGAAGTCTCGCCACTATCGGCGTCGCCGCGCCGCTCGTGCTCGTGTTGCCGTCGCTCGTCGGTAACGACCTCCTCTCGCTGGTCGTCGTTCCGCCGGTCGGACTGCTGCTTTTCGTCTGCGTCGCGTGTCTCACCGGCGCGCTCGGCGTCGGCGAGGTCCTCGAACTACTCGCCGAGTTCCCCGGCCCCGTCGGTAAGGCCGGTGACAACCTCTACTGGCGGCACGCCCGCCTCGTCACCGACGGGGGGAAGAACGTGATGCAGCGGAGCATGTTCGTCGCTGGACTGCTGCTGTTCGTCGCCGCCGGCGGCGTCGTCCTCGCTGACGTGGGCATCGTCGGCGACGACGACGATGGTCCGTCGATGCCCGACTACAGCAACACTACGGAAACGCCGACACCGACGCCGACACCCACTCCGGACACGTCCAACGAGTCGACCGCCGGCGACGACGGCGACCAGACCGGGACGAACACCACGGACGGGCCGAACGACTCGAACGCGTCGACAACGACACAGACGCCCGAAGACGGCGGTGGTGACGACGACGGTGGTATCGGCGACTGGTTCGGCGGTGGTGACGACGACGACGGAGACAGCGACGACGGAGACAGCGACGACGGAGACAGCGATAGTGACGACGACGGTCAGTCGGATACCCCGACGGAGACGACCACTACGTCGGAACCGACAGAGACCACCACGTCGACGCCGAACGAGACGACCACCACGTCGACGCCGACGGAAACGACCACCACATCGACGCCGACGGAGACAACTACCACGTCGGCACCGACTGAGACGACCACGACATCGACACCGACTGAGACAACCACGTCAACGCCGACGGAAACGACCACCACGTCGGAACCGACAGAGACGACCACGTCGACACCGACTGAGACGACCACCACGTCGACACCGACTGAGACGACCACCACGTCGACGCCGTCGGAAACGACCACCACATCGACGTCGACCGAAACGACTGACTCGACGACCGAGACGACCGAGTCGACGACCGAGACGACCGAGTCGACCGAGACGTCGTCTACCGATTCGACGACCGACTCGACCAACTCGACGACCGACTCGACCAACTCGACGACCGACTCGACCAACTCGACGACCGAGACGACCGACGTTGGCGACCTGTTCGGGGCGCTCTTGACGTTCCGATCGGCCTCGCCGTTCTGA
- a CDS encoding right-handed parallel beta-helix repeat-containing protein — translation MANNMYICGDEATVEANDDDATNRTRRGYLKGVLGVGVAGAGVRLGTGVGAASSSDTTDLFAEYDRVYDVVEAGADNTGGQPINDVLERLRGDNTLLVFPPGRYLMDRQFRFSGFEQFGLVGNDATLVPASYHDFEGPQYRLFRLGVHYAPGTDIRFEGFEVDFTADDTGIRVIDALASKRLQVRDVDVIGHHDSGTWGPGRFCVTDEDGVGIVERFRAPDGGAWVDETPNDGNLWKGPSGIVANVHNHGELTFRDCELGGFPDNGLYASGGTGKIVVDGGLYKNSDTANIRLGGEGSEIRNATVIVDDNRPQDVNQRAIRLENGTDLSVRDTDIRIPSVNGHALTVMNTCESTWIQDVRISMAGDRVKHGIVVSPEAGETTIYRTAIDMNTPGGYGIKLADSTRTARVNCENVKITGDVGDEGARSAIFCARDNVRLSMVTVDQTGAPHRRAVENVADDCKIYGGEYVASERPICNYGDGLRVEGTYAESADGYYALYLYDPSRDAYIKQSTLANGIYDKSEDELRAWGNEF, via the coding sequence ATGGCGAACAATATGTACATCTGCGGTGACGAAGCGACAGTAGAAGCAAACGACGACGACGCGACGAACCGAACGCGACGCGGCTATCTCAAAGGCGTTCTCGGCGTGGGGGTCGCCGGGGCCGGCGTCCGGCTGGGAACCGGGGTCGGCGCGGCGTCTTCGTCCGATACGACCGACCTCTTCGCGGAGTACGACCGCGTGTACGACGTGGTCGAGGCCGGCGCCGACAACACGGGCGGACAGCCGATAAACGACGTTTTGGAGCGTCTCCGCGGAGACAACACACTCCTCGTCTTCCCGCCGGGTCGCTACCTGATGGACCGGCAGTTCCGGTTCTCGGGCTTCGAGCAGTTCGGTCTCGTCGGCAACGACGCGACGCTCGTTCCGGCGAGCTACCACGATTTCGAGGGACCGCAGTACCGGCTCTTCCGACTGGGAGTCCACTACGCTCCGGGTACGGATATCAGATTCGAGGGGTTCGAGGTCGACTTCACCGCCGACGACACGGGCATCCGCGTCATCGACGCGCTGGCGTCGAAGCGGCTGCAGGTCCGCGACGTCGACGTTATCGGCCACCACGACAGCGGAACGTGGGGGCCGGGTCGGTTCTGCGTCACCGACGAGGACGGCGTCGGCATCGTCGAGCGATTCCGCGCGCCCGACGGCGGCGCGTGGGTCGACGAAACCCCCAACGACGGCAACCTCTGGAAGGGGCCGAGCGGCATCGTCGCGAACGTCCACAACCACGGTGAGTTGACGTTCAGGGACTGCGAACTCGGCGGGTTCCCCGACAACGGCCTGTACGCCTCCGGGGGGACCGGAAAAATCGTCGTCGACGGCGGCCTGTACAAGAACAGCGACACCGCCAACATCCGCCTCGGCGGCGAGGGAAGCGAGATTCGAAACGCGACGGTCATCGTCGACGACAACCGCCCCCAGGACGTCAACCAGCGGGCGATTCGCCTCGAGAACGGTACGGATCTCTCGGTTCGCGACACCGACATCCGCATCCCGTCGGTCAACGGTCACGCGCTGACGGTGATGAACACCTGCGAGTCGACGTGGATTCAGGACGTTCGCATCTCGATGGCCGGCGACAGAGTGAAACACGGTATCGTCGTCTCTCCGGAGGCGGGCGAGACCACTATCTACCGCACGGCCATCGACATGAACACCCCCGGCGGATACGGCATCAAACTCGCCGACAGCACCCGGACGGCGCGGGTGAACTGCGAGAACGTGAAGATAACCGGGGACGTGGGCGACGAGGGCGCACGCTCGGCCATCTTCTGTGCGCGAGATAACGTGCGGCTCTCGATGGTGACCGTCGACCAGACGGGCGCGCCGCACCGCCGCGCCGTGGAGAACGTCGCCGACGACTGCAAGATATACGGCGGCGAGTACGTGGCGAGCGAGCGACCGATCTGTAACTACGGCGACGGCCTCCGCGTCGAGGGGACCTATGCCGAGTCCGCCGACGGCTACTACGCGCTGTATCTGTACGACCCCAGCCGCGACGCCTACATCAAACAGAGCACGCTCGCCAACGGCATCTACGACAAGAGCGAAGACGAGTTGCGCGCGTGGGGTAACGAGTTCTAA
- a CDS encoding helix-turn-helix domain-containing protein: MPLSMDGDPDDRHGRQTDGPTAASGLETDRYGLVVEAYLAHPSILLCPTLDAVSEATVRPQSQTTYRGRRTLFFTAANVDYDEFERALVDDPTVDDPTLVGVDPNYRTYRVGLGDSARWPTQIPEALGASVTTAENNSGGWHVRMRLPGRKILSKLSARCRENDVEFRVRQLYSPDADNGQGGATRYGLTDDQQRLLRAAHEMGYYDVPRRSSQNELADRFGVSPSAVSQQLRRGTGTLVGNTLVSPAFDPDS, translated from the coding sequence GTGCCGCTGAGCATGGACGGCGACCCCGACGACCGTCACGGGCGGCAAACCGACGGGCCGACGGCGGCGTCCGGCCTCGAGACCGATCGCTACGGGCTCGTCGTCGAAGCGTACCTCGCACACCCCTCTATCCTGCTGTGTCCGACGCTCGACGCCGTCTCCGAAGCGACCGTTCGGCCGCAGTCGCAGACGACGTACCGCGGCCGCCGAACGCTGTTTTTCACCGCCGCGAACGTCGATTACGACGAGTTCGAGCGCGCGCTCGTCGACGACCCGACCGTCGACGACCCGACGCTCGTCGGCGTCGATCCGAACTACCGGACGTACCGCGTCGGACTGGGCGACTCGGCGCGGTGGCCCACGCAGATCCCTGAGGCGCTCGGCGCGTCGGTGACGACCGCCGAGAACAACAGCGGCGGGTGGCACGTCCGCATGCGTCTCCCCGGTCGAAAGATCCTCTCGAAGCTGAGCGCTCGCTGCCGCGAGAACGATGTCGAGTTCCGCGTCCGCCAACTGTACAGCCCCGACGCGGACAACGGCCAGGGTGGCGCTACGCGGTACGGTCTCACGGACGACCAGCAACGGCTGCTCCGAGCCGCCCACGAGATGGGCTACTACGACGTTCCGCGACGGAGTTCGCAAAACGAGTTGGCCGACCGGTTCGGCGTCTCCCCGTCTGCGGTCTCCCAACAGCTCCGTCGCGGTACCGGAACCCTCGTCGGAAACACGCTCGTCTCCCCCGCCTTCGACCCCGATTCGTGA